The genomic region GGTTGCCGGAATCGTATCAAACGTGGGTGCAACTTCTATGGGCGATATGGGCAAGGTAATGGGGGCTGCTACCAAGGAGTTGGCCGGAAAAGCCGACGGTAAATTGATATCACAAATAGTACGCGAGTTGCTCCAAAGCTAAATCTGACTTTGTGGTTAAGGTCAGAAAAGGTCGCTCCTGTATGGGGGCGACCTTTTTTATTTGCGCAGCTTATTGCAACTTAATAAACCGAGCGTGCCACACTTGCTTTTCGGTCTGGATGCGCAACAGGTAAGGCGCAGAAGGGAGGTTGCTTACTGAAAATGTGATGTTTTCCCCTGCCCGGGAATGCGGCAAAGTGAAGCGATGAACCAGACGCCCTGAGAGGTCATAGCAATCGACGGTAATAATAGCCTCCGCTTCTTTGGTTCGAATGTTTAAAAAATCGGTTGCCGGATTGGGCCACAATACGAAAGAGTCTGCAGAAGCGAGAGCAGGCGGTAGAGGGGTTACGATAGAGTCACAAATACCGAAGCCGTACTGCGGATCGGTGATGTCGAAAAAATCCAACAAATGACTTAGCATATAACATGGGCGATCTTTCGCAAATTGCCTGATTAACTCAACTTCACTGTTCCAAACTTCAACACTGGCCGGATAGCGCCATCGTGCAATGTGCTCAGGCATTACCGGTGCTAAAATGCTCACTATGCTGTCGGTAAGGTGATTGATGTTCTCTTCTGTAAAGCGATTCAGCATCAGGTATTCAAATCGATCCAGAAAAAGCTCTTTGAAACCATCGTTTTGAAGTAACGAGCGCAAAAACAAAGTAGAACCGGGAGGGTTGGGCCATGCCGGGCCGTCTTCAGCGGTTGCGTGCTCCATTGAATTGAATTCCGGATAAATCAGGCAGGCATCATTGTCAAAATATATCCAGCGCCAAAAAGGAGAATCTATTTCATGGCGCCAGAATCGGTTGTTGTTTCCCGGCCAATCATACACGCCAATGAAAATTTTAGTAATGAAATAATCAAGTAAACTCGACAGGTCGAAATGACTGATGACATGAGTATAGTGCTCCTGATTAGAAAGGTCATGTGACTCGAGGTATTCGAGTAAGTTTTGAAATGCTGATGGACTACCCATTGAGGCTTGCGTCCAGTCTGACATAATTGTGAGGTGATCCCCGGAAGCATCTGCGTTTGCAGTGTAGTTGAGGAACCTGTGATCCAGACGATCGCGAAAATTCATGATGCCCCAAAACTCCCCATTGATGAAAACTACGGCAGGTCGGTAGTCTTGTTTTTCCAGCTCCAATCCTTCAGCCAGCAAGGATGACAATCCATCGGCGAAATAATTAAAAGGAAAATCGTTACCGCTTTGACGAAGCATGATCCTTTCATATTGACCGACATCACGCCAGGGAAAAAACGCATAGTCCAAGGTGCCTTTTCCGTACTGGTTGCGAGCATAGAGTCTGAGTGACTTGAGTGGCAATGAACGGGAGCTGTGCCCGTGAATACGAATGCCAATTTGTTGATTCAAGGCAATGGAGCCGTCACTTTCAAACAAGGTGAGATGTGCGGGCCTTTCCCAGTCTGATCCTTTTCCGAAAAAGTTTCCGTGGCCCCACCAGAAGGTGCCATAGGTTTCTTCGTCTGCGGCCCGTCCGGGTGTATAGATGCCGTAGTCGTAGTCAAAGAGATTCAGCGAATCCGTGACGATAGAGACAATGGGAAGTCCGTTGAACCTGCTTTCAATATTTTCGTCCACCAGGTAGGTGTTTGTGTAAAGGGGCGAGGCGGCCGTACCGTTTAAGAAGGATTGTGCTTTTACAACCGTTCCCTTGAATACCTGACCGTCAGGAGCTATCCAATGATAAGGGTGACTCGCGTTGGAGGCTGTGGTTTGTATGCTGCTCAGGTTGTTGGCTTCATCGGTGCGATCCTGAACGGCAATAGGGCTTTCGTAGGGAATAGCGGTGGTATCCGGATCACTGCCATCCAAAGTATAGAAAATTTGTGTTTCCGGGTCGGACTGGTTGATGGTGAGGTTAAAAGGCTCGTTAAAAAGTCCGGAATTGGCAGAAAACATGAGGGTGTCCCAGGGTGGTGTGTAGAGGATGCCTTCGTTGTTGCTGAATCCCGGTGTGCCACTCACAAAGGTAGTCCAGCTATCACTACCGTCCGGCAGCCGGCCGTAACTGTGATTGGTGAGCATTTCAACGGGAGGAATGAAGTCAATAGCCTGGCCGTCGGCATCGCTCAGCAAAATGGTTTCACCCTCAATGCTTATGCTGAAATTTGTATGTAATTCGCCTTCAGTGCGGTCTTTGCCTGAGGCAAATACAATCAGGAAATCACCGGGCGGAATGGGTGCCGACGGAAAAGTCCATTTGCTCAGATCCGAAGGATTGTCTGTAATACGGTAACCTTCAAGGTTGATCGTGTCGCTGCCCGCATTGTACAGTTCTATCCAGTCTTCATGGTCACCGTCTTCGTCAGCGAGTGAGAAAGCGTTGGACGACATCATCTCGTTCAGCTTGATGTCCTGAGTGTGCGCAATATTCGGATACGAGCACCAGAAGCATACCCAGGCAATAGAAAAGGTCTTTTCAGGGAAAGTCATCAGAAAGCAATGCAAAGATAATGTTTCCGGTAGTCTGCAAGTTATGCCGTTGGGTGAGTGATGGGCAATACGCTGAATGCTTAGAAAGTTTACCTTCGCACAGGCTAGATTCTTGCTGTTGCCAGTTGCGGAAAATGCCTGGTGATTACTTTGCTGGCTCAATAATCAACTCACAGAAATACAGATTGTTTGTTTTGATTATTTCCGGTTTTAAGCAACCTGAACCTTGTTTGTTTGTTACGTAGAATATGACCACTGCTGAACTTATTGAATCGAATCGCGCACTTGAGCAGGTAAGAAGTCACCTGAATAGTGTAAGCGAAATGGCCATTGATCTCGAGTTCGACAAGAACAGGTTTCGCTATGGATTTAATCTGTGCCTGATGCAGATTGCCACTCCGGATGATTGCTTTTTGGTGGACCCGCTCTCCCCGGATCTAAATGTAGCCAATCTTTTTCCGGCCCTGGAGAATGCTGCTACCGAAAAGCTTGTGTTTGCCTTTGGCGAAGACCTGCGGCTATTGCACCAACTTGGCTGTTTCCCAAAAGCCCTGTACGACCTCAAAACGGCCGCCAGCCTGCTGAACTATCCCCCTGCCTCGCTCACTGATTTGCTCCGTCAGATTATCGGGGTAGAAGTGGGAGCGTCGGCCCAAAACAGCAATTGGTACAAAAGGCCGCTTTCCGAAAAGCAAATTCATTACGCCGCCGATGATGTGCGCTTTCTTGGGGCGCTTCGCAATCAGATAGACACCGAAGCGGATCAACTAGGAATACGAGACTGGATTGAAGAGGAAAATGAGCGTTTAAATACCGTTTCCTTTGCAGATCTGCCTGAATCAGTTGCTTTCAGAAAAAAAGACATGGCGGGCTTGAGTGAATTTACATGGCATGTATTGAAGGCGCTTCTTGAGTTTCGAGAGGAAGTGGCAAAATCGGTTAACCGGCCCTCATTTCAGGTGATTCATAAGGATTTGCTCGCGGCCATTGCGGTTGATCCATCAGCATTAAAGCAATGGAGCAATACGCGAATGGTGCACAGGGCTGCGCACAACCCGGACGTTAAAAAGAGAGTCGAAGAAGTGCTGGAACAGGCCAGGGCAGAGGCGCATAGCCTCGGCTTGTCGTTGGGTAAGCCCGCCATTCCCAAACTCAGCCCCGAAGAGTACAAACGTTTCCGCGAACAGCGCGACATGCGCGAAAAGATAAAGCGGGATGTTTTTACTCCTGTAAAGAGCAGGTTGGTGGAGCAATACGGTGAGCACGCGGCCACTTTTATGCTAAGTAACCGGGCCATTGACGATTTGCTCATAGGAAATGGTGAACGATTGCCTGAGTACCGGCGTCATTTGCTTACGCAGATTGGCGACGATTTGGGTCTTGACGTGCGGCCGTACCTCGGTTAATGACCGGATTCCGTTTCGAGCTTAAAGCCAATGCCATGAATGTTGGTGATTTTCAGGCTTTCATCCAGGCTCAGGTACTTGCGAAGTTTGCTGATAAATACATCCAGGCTTCGTCCCACAAAATAATTGTCGTCTCCCCACACCAAATTGGTCAGTAGTTCTCGCTCAATCACTTTATTGGGGTGTTCGCAAAGGAGTTTGAGGACTTCTGCCTCCTTGCGCGTAAGAACCTTTTCAAAGCCGTCGGCCCGCAGTTCAAAGTCGTCGTACGAAAAGGTGTATTTGCCCAATTGAAAGATTTGTTTTCGCTCCTTTTCCTCCGAGTTGCCTCGCGTTCGTTTTAAAATAGCTTCAATACGCAACAGGAGCTCCTCTTTGCCGAAAGGTTTGGTGATATAGTCATCAGCACCGGCTTTAAATCCGGTAACCTTGTCGTCCATCATGCCTTTGGCAGTGAGAAAAACAATAGGTACTTCGCTGATTTTGCGGATGTCGCGCGCCAGCTCAAAACCATCCTTCCTCGGAAGCATCACGTCCAACACGCACAAGTCGTAGCTGTTTTCATTGAAGTATTTGAGGCCTTCTTTGCCATCTTTGCACAGGTGCACGTCATAGCCGGCTGCTTTGAGGTTGTCTTGCACCACAAAACCCAGACTCAGGTCATCTTCAACGAGCAGCACGGTTGCTTTAGCCATGGTTATGGTTTCGTTTTAAAGGGAGAGATACCACGAAAGTGGTTCCTTTTCCTAATTGACTTTCAACGCGAATATTTCCTTTGTGTTCCTGTACCATGAGTTTTACGTAGTAAAGTCCCAGTCCAAAGCCTTTTACGTCGTGCACGTTACCGGTTGGTACGCGGTAGAACTTGTCAAAAATGTACCGTTGCGACTCTTTCGGGATCCCCACACCCCTGTCGCTTATGACCACTTCAAGCTTTCCGTTGCGATTGCTGGTTTTGATGGTAATTTCAGGGTTTTCGGGAGAGTACTTTAATGCGTTGTCCAGTAGGTTGTATAACACATTGGTGATGTGAACCACGTCAGCCATAACTTCGGCTTGCTGTGCATCCGGGTAGTAGTGGAGTACGCCGCGATGCTCCTGAAGATTCAGGGTGAAGGAGTCGGCGGTTTCACGGATGATATGGTGCATGTTAAGTGGTTCAAACTTCAGTTCGATGTTCTCGTGATCCAGCGCTGCGAGTTGCAAGACTTTCTCGACCTGTGTTTTAAGTCGGTTGTTTTCGCTGTGAATGATCTTAGCATATTGTTTGAGACGTTCGGGCTGTGATACAATCGCTTCGTCCATAAGAACTTCGCTCGAAAGAGAAATGGTGCTGATGGGGGTTTTCAGCTCGTGGGTCATGTTGTTGATGAAATCGGTTTTCATTTCAGACAGCCGCTTTTGCTTGAGAATCACATACACCGAGTACCCGAAAAAGACAAACAAAATACTGATGAGTGAAGTAAAAAACGCCCATGCTCCGTAACGGGTATCTCCCTGGCCGGGTTCAAAAACAGGACGGTTGGGAAAGTACACGCTGAAGTAATGCCCATCGCGATCCCATTTGATATCAGGCGAGCGCGAGCTTCCTCCCTGTGCGGTATCCGAGGCTATATCCACAAACTTTCCGAACACAATCGAGTCGTTGAAACAATCGTAAATGCCGTACTCAAAATCCTCCTGGATATTGCGTCGTTGAAATTCTGAACTAAGAAGACTTTCAAGCAGGTACGGGTGGAGGGTGTCGTTGATGGCCACCGTGTAAAAGTTGGGTTTCACCTGTTTTACAGCTTGAAAAAGCTCTGCTGGGTCATTGGTGATGGTGAGTATTTCATCGGCCACATTCGAAAGTGCGATGACCACGCGATCGTTGAATCGCTTTTCGTCAGCCATACCTTGTTCATTTCTCAGGTCCAACTGCGTTTCTTTTACGCGAAAGGCTTTATCGAGCCAGTACACCTGAGAAATAACAATTCCCACCACCGATATGATGGCCAGCACAACCAATATCCGTATCGCGCGAACGTTCACCATCCAAAGTTAGCAATAGTAATCGGTCAATCCACCAGCTCTCTGCGGTACTCAGAACGTGACCGTATCCGTGTATCATTGGGCTAAACCCAATCTCCCCGCCAGATAACGATGCAGTCTTAGAATATTTTTCTTTTGCTCCATTAGTTCAGCGCCTGTGGTATAAGCTGTTCGTATGGTGCGCAATGACGGAAATCGAAGGCGACCGTGAGCCATCGAAAACATCCAGGTTAAGTCGAGGTAATTGGCCATAATGTTGAGCTTTTCGTGTAACATAGCGTGTTTCATTTTGAAGCCAAAACGCTGAAGCGTGCTGCTGCTGAAAAAGTATGAGCTTCCGCGAATTTGAACTTCCCGTGGAATCTCGCCTGATTCAAGTTTTTCGATCAATCTGAGCAAACCAGAAGTGTAATAGTACAGCACCTTCCATTTGAACCTTGCTCCTTGAGGAGTGCCTCGCATCACAAAAAAATAGTCGAAAGTCGTACCGTTGTGCAGGTCGTGGCGGTTCATTGTGGGCATGTAAACCAGCAACATGGGCGATAGGTAAGAATACACGCCCAATAGGGTAAAGATGGGTGTAACAAGCCATTGCATCACCGGTACCAACAAAAAGAATAGCAAATAAGCCGGTGGCCAGTTGCTGGCCAGTACAATCCACAAAAGTGTAATTGCCAACATTGCCAGTGCCATGATGCAGGCAAAAAACCATTGCAATGCTGCGGGCAATTGGTAGTAGGCGTGTTGTGGGCGCTCCGGTTTCATGTTGCAATACGCTGGTGGGTCGGTGAATATCGCGTATCTTTTCGGCATGAGAAAATGGTGTGCTCGATTGTTGTTGCCAGGAATGGTGCTGATTTTCGGTCAGGATATTTTCGCACAACATATACTGTTGCTCGAGAAAGAGAACTCCAGCAAGCGCATTCGCTTCAGGGTGGGCGATGATATCGCTTTTCGGCTGTATGGAGAGAGGACTGTTTTCAGGGGCAAGATAGAGCAACTTGCTGATCAGATTATGGTGGTCGAAGGGCAGGCTTTTGAGTTGGATAGTGTTTCAAAAGTATTGAATTACAAGCCTTTTGCGGCCACTCAAATGATATCTAAATCAGCCTTTTTGGCAATTCCCCCGATGTTGCTTTTTACCGTTTTGCACAGGGGCATTAACACCGGTGAGCAGCCCTTGGTAGATGAAAATTCATTGTACGTGATGGGTGTTTTTGCCGGCATCGGAACTGTACTTTTTCCTTTCAAATCGAGAAAGTACCGCATGCATAAGAATTGGAATCTCCGGGTGTTGGATGTTACACCGGGCTGAGGGTGTCATCCGTCTATTTAATATCGTGCACCCACAACAAATGCTTTGGAAGACCTGGTATGTTGGCTTTCGGCAATAAGAACATAGGTGCCGGATGACAAACCTCGCGTAAGGAACTGTGCGGTTGCGAACATGCTGATATTTACTTCTTCCATAGGAAGGACAAACCGCCCCGTCACATCCGCTATGCCCATTTTGAGATTCCCGCCAGGGTACTCATCCAATGACACGTTGATCACATCTGTTGCAGGAACGGGCCAAATGCTCATCTGGATTTGAGTAGATCCGGCGAAGTATGTATTGGCAAGCATATCCAGAGAGTCGCAAACTCCGAGTGGATAGTAGGCTGGCTGGATGTCTAAAAAATTAACTAGTTGCAGCAGAGAGGCGCAGGGTCTTTCATCCACAAAATGTCTGAGCTTATCCATTTCCTGCAGCCAGACTTGCTGCGAAGCAGGGAATTGCCAGCGTTTTACATGCTCATCCATCACCGGGCCAATGAGACCTGCAATGCTGTCAATCATTGGATGAACAACTTCCGGCTGAAAGTCATTCAGTACGCGTTGGATAAAGCGCTGGTAAAAAGCCTCCTTAAAGACGTTGTTTTGAAGCAGCTTTTTAAACAAACGGATGCTTAATTCAGAGTGATGCCAGTACAGATTACTCTCCTGTGTGGCGTGTACAAAGGCATTAAAATGTGGTTCGCGCATGGCCCTGTCGTTGTCGCGAAAGGCCCAGCGAAAAAGGTTGTCATCTGCGGTATTGTTCCAAACGCGTATGTTGTTTCCCGGCCAATCTGTAACTGCCGTATAGATCCGCATAGTGACATAATCCAGATAGTTGTCGAGGTCAATTTTGTCGATAATGTACTGGTAGTGTTCAGGATAAGCGGGGTTGTGGTCTGCCACGTAGTCCATCAGGTTTAAAAAAGCAGTATTGGAGCCGTGAACCTGTGCATACCAGTTGTCCACTATTGTGAGGTCATCGGGATCAACGCTCTCCACAGCTTCAAAATAATTTTCGTCCATGTAGTCGCGCATGTTCATGATGCCCCAAAATTCACCGTTGACGAAAAGCACGGAAGGCCTGTATTCCTGGCGGGCAATGTTGCAGTTTTCAATCATCAGTGCAGATAGTGCATCGGTGCAGTAGGTGGTGTTGAAATCATTGCCGCTGTTGCGAAGAATAATTCTGCGGTAGTGCGAAACCGGGCGCCAGGGAAAAAAATCGTAGTCCAGTTCGTTGTTACCGTAGAGATTTCTTGCGTACAGTCGAAATGACTTGATGGGAAATTGTCTGCTCCCTCCTCCGTGAATGCGAAGTCCCACTTGTTGCTCCATCCCAACCGAACCATCGGGTTCAAGCAGGGTGACATGGGCGGGGCGCTCCCAGTCCATTCCGCTGTTGTTGTAGTTTCCGTAACCCCATTCTATGGGAAGGTCCGGGTTTTCGTCGTGTGTAATGCCCGGAACCAACAGCCCTGTTTCGTAGTCGAAAAGGTGCATAGAGTCTGTAGCAATCGAAATGACAGGCAGGTTGGGGTATCGCTCAAGTATGCTATCGTTCACGAAATAACTCTTCGCGTACACCACCGATTTGGGTTCGCTGCCCGAGAAAACCCTCGCTTTTAGAACTGTGCCTTTGAACACTTGCCCAATGGGAGGTTGCCAGCCAAGACTGACATATGTTTCAGGAGTGTTGGTTGGTATGGTGGATATACTGTTGGGCTCAGATGTACGGTCGTCAATGAGCATGAAACCCGGCCAAACGGGGTCTTCTGGGGTGGGGTCGCTACCGTTTAGAGTGTAGTGAATATTGTGGTTGCCGTCCAGGTTGTTGAGATGAAGTTCAAAAGGTGCCGGATACAGGCCTGAAGGGTGGCTAAAACTGATTTCATCACTTAAATCAGGGGCGAGCTCTCCCGATAAATTTGAAAAGCCCGGGGTAGAAACGCCAAACATCACAAGGTTTTCATCGCCGTCGGGAAGCCGTCCAACGCTCTGATCGGTAATCATTTCGTACGGGGGTAGAATGTCAATAACGACCCCTTCTGCATTGCTGAGAATCAATAGCTCTCCGGAAATATTGACACCGAAATTTGTGTGAAGTTCAGTTTCTTGTCTGTCTTTACCTGAAGCGAAAATCAGCAAAAACTCACCCGGCGCGAGTAAACGTTCAGGAAAAATCCACTTATCAAGCTCTTCAATATCATCGGACACCCGGAATCCGTCAAGGTTCACGGTGTCCTGACCATCGTTGTACAGCTCAAACCAATCCTCATAGTCGCCATCCATATCTGCAATGGTCGTGGCATTGGAGGACATCATTTCATTGATTACAATGCTTTGAGCCTGTGCTGATGGAGCGAAAGCTAAAGTCAAAGAGATGATAAACAGACAAAAAGATATACTCTTCGGAGTGTACATTGGCTTGTGCCAAATTTACGGAGAAATGAAATGGCATAAAGATGCGTTCAACGGTGCTCGTTTTGGAAATCTTAAGCAACGTGAGGATGGCTCAGCACAATACTTTAGTACCTTGCCGCAATCAGAGATTATTTCATGCCGAACCAACTCAACAAGAAAAAGAACCTGAGAATACAAGCCTTTGCCGTGGCTGTAGGTTTTGGGTTGTTGGTGGTGAAATTCTCGGCGTGGCTGATTACCGGCTCCAATGCAATCCTTTCGGACGCGTTGGAGTCTGTGATTAATGTGCTTGCCGGACTGGTTGCGTTGTTCAGTATCTACTATGCATCGCGGCCCCGCGACAGCGACCATCTGTACGGCCACGGCAAAATGGAGTTTATTTCGTCTGGATTTGAAGGAACGCTTATCCTGGTGGCAGGACTGATTATCATCGGAAAAGCGGTGTATAATTTCGTTTTTCCGCATGAAATTGAGGCCCTCGGCACCGGCATTTTGCTTACTGCGGCGGCCGGTCTTGTGAATTTTTTATTGGCCTGGATGCTGATACGCCAGGGGCGTGCCGGGCATTCGCCGGCTATGGAAGCGGATGGCAAGCATTTGCTCAGCGATGGTTTCAGCACGCTGGGTATGCTCATCGGTTTGTTGCTAATATGGTTTACAGGAAAGCTCTGGATTGACAATATCGTGGCGCTGATGTTCGGTTTGCTGTTATTGCGAATGGGCTACAAAGTATTGCGCTCTGCTTTGGCCGGT from Cryomorphaceae bacterium harbors:
- a CDS encoding sensor histidine kinase, with the translated sequence MVNVRAIRILVVLAIISVVGIVISQVYWLDKAFRVKETQLDLRNEQGMADEKRFNDRVVIALSNVADEILTITNDPAELFQAVKQVKPNFYTVAINDTLHPYLLESLLSSEFQRRNIQEDFEYGIYDCFNDSIVFGKFVDIASDTAQGGSSRSPDIKWDRDGHYFSVYFPNRPVFEPGQGDTRYGAWAFFTSLISILFVFFGYSVYVILKQKRLSEMKTDFINNMTHELKTPISTISLSSEVLMDEAIVSQPERLKQYAKIIHSENNRLKTQVEKVLQLAALDHENIELKFEPLNMHHIIRETADSFTLNLQEHRGVLHYYPDAQQAEVMADVVHITNVLYNLLDNALKYSPENPEITIKTSNRNGKLEVVISDRGVGIPKESQRYIFDKFYRVPTGNVHDVKGFGLGLYYVKLMVQEHKGNIRVESQLGKGTTFVVSLPLKRNHNHG
- a CDS encoding ribonuclease D; the protein is MTTAELIESNRALEQVRSHLNSVSEMAIDLEFDKNRFRYGFNLCLMQIATPDDCFLVDPLSPDLNVANLFPALENAATEKLVFAFGEDLRLLHQLGCFPKALYDLKTAASLLNYPPASLTDLLRQIIGVEVGASAQNSNWYKRPLSEKQIHYAADDVRFLGALRNQIDTEADQLGIRDWIEEENERLNTVSFADLPESVAFRKKDMAGLSEFTWHVLKALLEFREEVAKSVNRPSFQVIHKDLLAAIAVDPSALKQWSNTRMVHRAAHNPDVKKRVEEVLEQARAEAHSLGLSLGKPAIPKLSPEEYKRFREQRDMREKIKRDVFTPVKSRLVEQYGEHAATFMLSNRAIDDLLIGNGERLPEYRRHLLTQIGDDLGLDVRPYLG
- a CDS encoding DNA-binding response regulator, which translates into the protein MAKATVLLVEDDLSLGFVVQDNLKAAGYDVHLCKDGKEGLKYFNENSYDLCVLDVMLPRKDGFELARDIRKISEVPIVFLTAKGMMDDKVTGFKAGADDYITKPFGKEELLLRIEAILKRTRGNSEEKERKQIFQLGKYTFSYDDFELRADGFEKVLTRKEAEVLKLLCEHPNKVIERELLTNLVWGDDNYFVGRSLDVFISKLRKYLSLDESLKITNIHGIGFKLETESGH
- a CDS encoding T9SS C-terminal target domain-containing protein → MTFPEKTFSIAWVCFWCSYPNIAHTQDIKLNEMMSSNAFSLADEDGDHEDWIELYNAGSDTINLEGYRITDNPSDLSKWTFPSAPIPPGDFLIVFASGKDRTEGELHTNFSISIEGETILLSDADGQAIDFIPPVEMLTNHSYGRLPDGSDSWTTFVSGTPGFSNNEGILYTPPWDTLMFSANSGLFNEPFNLTINQSDPETQIFYTLDGSDPDTTAIPYESPIAVQDRTDEANNLSSIQTTASNASHPYHWIAPDGQVFKGTVVKAQSFLNGTAASPLYTNTYLVDENIESRFNGLPIVSIVTDSLNLFDYDYGIYTPGRAADEETYGTFWWGHGNFFGKGSDWERPAHLTLFESDGSIALNQQIGIRIHGHSSRSLPLKSLRLYARNQYGKGTLDYAFFPWRDVGQYERIMLRQSGNDFPFNYFADGLSSLLAEGLELEKQDYRPAVVFINGEFWGIMNFRDRLDHRFLNYTANADASGDHLTIMSDWTQASMGSPSAFQNLLEYLESHDLSNQEHYTHVISHFDLSSLLDYFITKIFIGVYDWPGNNNRFWRHEIDSPFWRWIYFDNDACLIYPEFNSMEHATAEDGPAWPNPPGSTLFLRSLLQNDGFKELFLDRFEYLMLNRFTEENINHLTDSIVSILAPVMPEHIARWRYPASVEVWNSEVELIRQFAKDRPCYMLSHLLDFFDITDPQYGFGICDSIVTPLPPALASADSFVLWPNPATDFLNIRTKEAEAIITVDCYDLSGRLVHRFTLPHSRAGENITFSVSNLPSAPYLLRIQTEKQVWHARFIKLQ
- a CDS encoding cation transporter, which encodes MPNQLNKKKNLRIQAFAVAVGFGLLVVKFSAWLITGSNAILSDALESVINVLAGLVALFSIYYASRPRDSDHLYGHGKMEFISSGFEGTLILVAGLIIIGKAVYNFVFPHEIEALGTGILLTAAAGLVNFLLAWMLIRQGRAGHSPAMEADGKHLLSDGFSTLGMLIGLLLIWFTGKLWIDNIVALMFGLLLLRMGYKVLRSALAGILDETDRELVEGFMKVLRQHRKDDWIDIHNFRIIKFGGQLHVDCHLTLPWYYSIEEGHRVVDEIEQLVNSEMNRQVELFIHVDPCLESSCAICAKADCEVRRHPIVKRMDWTTDEVLKNSRHGSPDNK